The genomic region TACAAGTCTTTCTGAGGGATTTGGGCTAGATATTGTTCAAAAGCAGTGAAAATCAGTTGGGTGTGGTAAATCATTCTGAGTTTTCATTGGAGGTGAAgctgattttgtattttgtgcAAATTTGTGTGGCCTGACACTATTTATTTCTTGTAGAGAAACTTCTTGTATTGCTGAGAGATGGTAGAAAGCTCATGGGGACACTTCGCTCTTTTGATCAATTTGGTACCAACTTCTCCTTAAATTATGTGAAGTTTTGACATGCTATAGGTTGAGTTTCTAAAATTTCCCATCAATAATATGCAGCCAATGCAGTTCTTGAGGGTGCTTGTGAGAGAGTTATTGTTGGTGATCTGTATTGTGACATCCCTTTAGGTCTCTATGTGATCCGTGGGGAAAATGTTGTTCTAATTGGTGAGCTGGTAAGTTTACTGATTATTTCCCTTTGcatctaaaaatattttctacttTTCAATCTTAGTTTTACAATCACGTGTCTTTCAACTTTTAGGACTTGGAGAGGGAGGAACTTCCCGAACATATGACACGTGTTTCTACCGCAGAAATCAAGAGGGTAAATATTCCTTAattgtttctttatttaattgatCTTCTTTGTGTCTACTTTCTGTCTCCGTATTTTCCCCtcattttagtaaaaataatgcTATGTTGTGACCCGGACATTCATGGTAAAATGTCAAGGCACCCATCATTGTTGTAATTTCattacatttatatataaagCGTGTGGGAATGAAACTGATTGTGTATATTTGTTTCTGATATCTATTAATCCTTTTGTAAGTACAcatgatgagcatgaaaaaGTGGACAGACTAAGGCTTCATTTGGATGGGCCTATAATAAATGCTACTCGTCCTGGCCATATTCCTTGATTGGTCTTAATGATAAGATAGCATATTGTATTCATTGTAATGTTTCTGTGTTCTGATTATTAGTAAACAGCTCCATAGTTTGCTGTTTAACTGATAATACCCTATTATACCCTTATAGGGCAGAGTACC from Glycine soja cultivar W05 chromosome 16, ASM419377v2, whole genome shotgun sequence harbors:
- the LOC114389297 gene encoding sm-like protein LSM1B, which gives rise to MSWAGPEDIYLSTSLASYLDKKLLVLLRDGRKLMGTLRSFDQFANAVLEGACERVIVGDLYCDIPLGLYVIRGENVVLIGELDLEREELPEHMTRVSTAEIKRAQKAEREASDLKGTMRKRMEFLDFD